From a region of the Corvus moneduloides isolate bCorMon1 chromosome 27, bCorMon1.pri, whole genome shotgun sequence genome:
- the LOC116435672 gene encoding uncharacterized protein LOC116435672 isoform X2 yields the protein MAGRFRRLFKVFRGKKGPGAAPAQQPEELEQFQPRQDDAAPDRTQEQDRAHGRFQRTVQMFRKFIRIRRGKTSTTAAEGTAEPDSGLTELQAEPDVSTDITALSEDSDSPMNDHTVKTDRAVTEDMAITNTNTGETQGIPNTDTTPIPTGIHAPELGYFKESAVSPQQQVPAMVSNIHQSLGSHVTVGARLGFNLLRLAEEHPADVVLTLLRCAPSCDRAATMMWRLLGLSGSTLEKVLPTLLCVMEDWPLHSMCTSDGDDTPVLALAATLGLWVIVQVPRCHEAVNLYSSRIFVALLSHVVITTQQMPEEVDHFWRACWEEHRLPTNPNRFAVQAMKALLCRLRCDNEVVAMERKRGWDTLLCADAQHYAVGLLAREMRRVSLPMCAGIALRLLGLLSREEPHWDLPFLAFLVEVLECLDLRECGDSVLEMMSRYLLSECRQRCRLALRGLVVLSKDPAMARRMGSLSQRLVELLGDADGEVVRMSLSVFMNALENKDILVSSTTAPKLAEALLPLFENDNSHVQLFSIHLFRKVMELVVEERKKPLERIVSQSLLLLFLHCHEENHHVAEASMETLLCAAGFLKRKNLKRLLKKEQLSTFAKCLPFKP from the exons ATGGCGGGCAGATTCCGTCGCCTGTTCAAGgtgttcagggggaaaaaaggccctggagctgccccagcacaacAGCCCGAAGAGCTGGAGCAGTTCCAGCCACGGCAGGACG ATGCAGCCCCGGACCGGACACAAGAGCAGGACCGTGCCCACGGCCGCTTCCAGAGAACAGTGCAG ATGTTCCGGAAGTTCATCCGCATTCGGCGTGGAAAGaccagcaccacagcagctgagggcacagctgagcctgaCTCTGGGCTGACCGAGCTCCAGGCAGAGCCTGATGTCAGCACAGATATCACTGCACTCTCAGAAGACTCTGACAGTCCAATGAATGATCACACGGTGAAGACTGACAGGGCAGTGACTGAGGACATGGCCATCACAAACACCAACACCGGAGAGACTCAGGGCATCCCAAATACTGACACTACGCCCATTCCCACTGGGATTCATGCTCCTGAACTGGGTTATTTCAAGGAGAGTGCTGtttctcctcagcagcag GTGCCAGCCATGGTGAGCAACATTCACCAGAGTCTCGGGTCCCATGTCACTGTGGGCGCCAGGCTGGGCTTTAACCTTCTGAGGCTGGCTGAAGAGCACCCCGCTGATGTGGTGCTGACCCTCCTGCGCTGTGCCCCATCGTGTGACAG agctgccacaATGATGTGGAGACTCCTAGGCTTGTCAGGCAGCACACTGGAGAAGGTGCTGCCAACACTGCTCTGTGTGATGGAGGACTGGCCTCTGCACAGCATGTGCACCTCTGATGGGGACGACACACCGGTCCTTGCCCTGGCT GCAACTCTGGGGCTGTGGGTGATTGTCCAGGTGCCTCGGTGCCACGAGGCAGTGAACCTTTACTCCTCCCGCATCtttgtggctctgctctcccatGTTGTCATCACCACACAGCAGATGCCAGAGGAAGTTGATCACTTCTGGAGAGCGTGCTGGGAGGAACACCGCCTTCCCACCAACCCCAACAG GTTTGCAGTGCAGGCCATGAAGGCTCTGCTCTGTCGACTGCGCTGTGACAATGAGGTGGTGGCTATGGAGCGCAAGCGTGGCTGGGACACGCTGCTGTGTGCTGACGCCCAGCACTATGCAGTGGGTCTGCTGGCCAG AGAGATGCGCCGGGTCTCCCTCCCCATGTGTGCTGGGATTGCACTCCGCCTGCTTgggctgctgagcagggaggagccaCACTGGGATCTGCCCTTCCTGGCATTCCTTGTGGAG GTCCTCGAGTGCCTGGACTTGAGGGAATGCGGTGACAGTGTCCTGGAGATGATGTCCAGGTACCTGCTGAGCGAGTGCAGGCAGAGATGTCGCCTGGCACTCAGAGGCCTCGTGGTGCTCAGCAAGGATCCCGCCATG GCCAGAAGAatgggcagcctgtcccaacggcttgtggagctgctgggcgATGCAGATGGAGAGGTGGTCAGGATGTCCCTCTCTGTGTTCATGAACGCGCTCGAGAACAAAGACATCCTGGTATCCAGCACCACCGCCCCGAAACTGGCTGAGGCGCTCCTGCCACTCTTTGAAAAT GACAACAGCCATGTGCAGCTGTTCTCCATTCACCTCTTCCGCAAGGTGATGGAGTTGGTagtggaggagagaaaaaagcccCTGGAGAGGATTGTGAGCCAGAGCCTGCTCCTACTCTTCTTGCACTGCCATGAGGAGAACCACCATGTGGCAGAG gcctcGATGGAAACTCTTCTTTGTGCGGCCGGGTTCCTGAAGAGGAAGAATCTCAAGCGACTGCtgaagaaggagcagctgtCGACATTTGCCAAGTGCCTG cccttcaAGCCCTGA
- the LOC116435485 gene encoding serine/threonine-protein kinase PAK 3-like, giving the protein MGVALRGVGGAKGACGRGFGRVEDYFGIGNSSSGLLQTGSPHTRMETRPSFETSFPELTRKQLLKDWLLPVPLTAVCLQGSPAGSAPPLAPSLAEEEAEEEPNDKKPPSVVHPQPERAEPLSLDARSAVQRAAAPARSAAASTPPHASTSSSSPAQQLEMREEQSLRRLRSIVSLGEPRRKYSAFEELGRGGFGAVYKALDASTGQQVAIKKMALQEEMSEELAVNEIVVMRDSRNPNIVTYLDSYLVDGELWLAMEFMDGGTLYDVLGAVYLEEGQIGAVCRECLQGLHFLHSRRVIHRDVKSCNILVSMDGSVKLADFGLCAQLTPERDKCSSSVGTPSWMAPEVVRGEAYGPKVDIWSLGIVGLEMVEGEAPYQREPRLRVLELIERNGAPKLQNPRHHSALLRDFLRCCLQTDEDRRWSAQELLKHPFVTSGDPASSLAALIISAKQVQEDWRGDACA; this is encoded by the exons ATGGGCGTGGCTTTGCGcggggtgggcggggctaaaggggcCTGCGGGCGGGGCTTCGGCAGG GTCGAGGATTATTTCGGCATCGGCAACAGCAGCTCGGGGCTGCTGCAGACAG GTTCACCTCACACGCGGATGGAGACACGCCCGTCCTTTG AAACCAGCTTTCCGGAGCTGACAagaaagcagctcctgaaggactggctgctccctgtccctctcacTGCTGTCTGTCTGCAGGGCTCACCAGCAGGGTCAGCACCTCCTCTGGCTCCCTCTCTTGCTGAGGAAGAGGCTGAAGAGGAGCCAAATGACAAGAAGCCTCCATCTGTTGTCCATCCACAGCCTGAACGTGCAGAGCCA CTCTCTCTTGACGCGCGCTCTGCCGTTCAACGTGCCGCTGCACCGGCGCggtctgcagcagccagcactccCCCACATGCCAGCACTTCGtccagcagcccagcccagcagctggagatgagagaggagcagagcctgaggaGACTGA GGAGCATTGTGAGTCTGGGCGAGCCGAGGAGGAAATACTCGGCGTTTGAAGAACTTGGACGAGG gGGTTTTGGAGCTGTTTATAAAGCCCTCGACGCCAGCACAGGACAACAG GTGGCCATCAAGAAAATGGCGCTTCAAGAGGAGATGTCCGAGGAGCTGGCTGTCAATGAAATCGTGGTCATGAGGGACAGTAGGAACCCCAATATTGTTACCTACTTAGACAG ctaCCTGGTCGACGGGGAGCTCTGGCTGGCGATGGAGTTCATGGACGGCGGCACGTTGTATGATGTACTCGGGGCAGTGTACCTCGAGGAAGGGCAGATAGGCGCTGTCTGTCGGGAG tGCCTGCAAGGACTGCATTTCCTTCATTCCCGCCGAGTCATCCACAGAGATGTCAAAAGCTGCAACATTCTTGTGAGCATGGACGGATCTGTGAAATTGG CTGACTTTGGCCTCTGTGCTCAGCTCACCCCTGAGCGCGACAAGTGCAGCTCCAGCGTCGGCACTCCCAGCTGGATGGCGCCGGAAGTCGTGAGAGGAGAAGCCTACGGCCCCAAAGTGGACATCTGGTCACTGGGGATCGTGGGGCTGGAAATGGTGGAAGGGGAAGCTCCTTACCAGAGGGAACCCCGTCTCAGG GTTTTAGAACTGATAGAAAGGAACGGGGCCCCAAAACTGCAAAACCCCAGGCACCACTCGGCTCTCCTGCGCGACTTTCTCcgctgctgcctgcagacagaTGAGGACAGGCGCTGGTCTGCCCAGGAACTCCTGAAg CATCCTTTTGTGACCTCAGGCGatcctgcctccagcctggctgctctgatCATCTCAGCCAAGCAAGTGCAGGAAGACTGGAGAGGAGACGCTTGCGCCTGA
- the LOC116435672 gene encoding uncharacterized protein LOC116435672 isoform X1, whose amino-acid sequence MAGRFRRLFKVFRGKKGPGAAPAQQPEELEQFQPRQDDAAPDRTQEQDRAHGRFQRTVQMFRKFIRIRRGKTSTTAAEGTAEPDSGLTELQAEPDVSTDITALSEDSDSPMNDHTVKTDRAVTEDMAITNTNTGETQGIPNTDTTPIPTGIHAPELGYFKESAVSPQQQVPAMVSNIHQSLGSHVTVGARLGFNLLRLAEEHPADVVLTLLRCAPSCDRAATMMWRLLGLSGSTLEKVLPTLLCVMEDWPLHSMCTSDGDDTPVLALAATLGLWVIVQVPRCHEAVNLYSSRIFVALLSHVVITTQQMPEEVDHFWRACWEEHRLPTNPNRFAVQAMKALLCRLRCDNEVVAMERKRGWDTLLCADAQHYAVGLLAREMRRVSLPMCAGIALRLLGLLSREEPHWDLPFLAFLVEVLECLDLRECGDSVLEMMSRYLLSECRQRCRLALRGLVVLSKDPAMARRMGSLSQRLVELLGDADGEVVRMSLSVFMNALENKDILVSSTTAPKLAEALLPLFENDNSHVQLFSIHLFRKVMELVVEERKKPLERIVSQSLLLLFLHCHEENHHVAEASMETLLCAAGFLKRKNLKRLLKKEQLSTFAKCLLAEDRSRAAERLHQALPFVESPQESLREAAVRFMGAARVFLRGHKEELQLLSEALQALRRDDSPSQKNIVVQKIFNKRAAELRSSAGSEPESL is encoded by the exons ATGGCGGGCAGATTCCGTCGCCTGTTCAAGgtgttcagggggaaaaaaggccctggagctgccccagcacaacAGCCCGAAGAGCTGGAGCAGTTCCAGCCACGGCAGGACG ATGCAGCCCCGGACCGGACACAAGAGCAGGACCGTGCCCACGGCCGCTTCCAGAGAACAGTGCAG ATGTTCCGGAAGTTCATCCGCATTCGGCGTGGAAAGaccagcaccacagcagctgagggcacagctgagcctgaCTCTGGGCTGACCGAGCTCCAGGCAGAGCCTGATGTCAGCACAGATATCACTGCACTCTCAGAAGACTCTGACAGTCCAATGAATGATCACACGGTGAAGACTGACAGGGCAGTGACTGAGGACATGGCCATCACAAACACCAACACCGGAGAGACTCAGGGCATCCCAAATACTGACACTACGCCCATTCCCACTGGGATTCATGCTCCTGAACTGGGTTATTTCAAGGAGAGTGCTGtttctcctcagcagcag GTGCCAGCCATGGTGAGCAACATTCACCAGAGTCTCGGGTCCCATGTCACTGTGGGCGCCAGGCTGGGCTTTAACCTTCTGAGGCTGGCTGAAGAGCACCCCGCTGATGTGGTGCTGACCCTCCTGCGCTGTGCCCCATCGTGTGACAG agctgccacaATGATGTGGAGACTCCTAGGCTTGTCAGGCAGCACACTGGAGAAGGTGCTGCCAACACTGCTCTGTGTGATGGAGGACTGGCCTCTGCACAGCATGTGCACCTCTGATGGGGACGACACACCGGTCCTTGCCCTGGCT GCAACTCTGGGGCTGTGGGTGATTGTCCAGGTGCCTCGGTGCCACGAGGCAGTGAACCTTTACTCCTCCCGCATCtttgtggctctgctctcccatGTTGTCATCACCACACAGCAGATGCCAGAGGAAGTTGATCACTTCTGGAGAGCGTGCTGGGAGGAACACCGCCTTCCCACCAACCCCAACAG GTTTGCAGTGCAGGCCATGAAGGCTCTGCTCTGTCGACTGCGCTGTGACAATGAGGTGGTGGCTATGGAGCGCAAGCGTGGCTGGGACACGCTGCTGTGTGCTGACGCCCAGCACTATGCAGTGGGTCTGCTGGCCAG AGAGATGCGCCGGGTCTCCCTCCCCATGTGTGCTGGGATTGCACTCCGCCTGCTTgggctgctgagcagggaggagccaCACTGGGATCTGCCCTTCCTGGCATTCCTTGTGGAG GTCCTCGAGTGCCTGGACTTGAGGGAATGCGGTGACAGTGTCCTGGAGATGATGTCCAGGTACCTGCTGAGCGAGTGCAGGCAGAGATGTCGCCTGGCACTCAGAGGCCTCGTGGTGCTCAGCAAGGATCCCGCCATG GCCAGAAGAatgggcagcctgtcccaacggcttgtggagctgctgggcgATGCAGATGGAGAGGTGGTCAGGATGTCCCTCTCTGTGTTCATGAACGCGCTCGAGAACAAAGACATCCTGGTATCCAGCACCACCGCCCCGAAACTGGCTGAGGCGCTCCTGCCACTCTTTGAAAAT GACAACAGCCATGTGCAGCTGTTCTCCATTCACCTCTTCCGCAAGGTGATGGAGTTGGTagtggaggagagaaaaaagcccCTGGAGAGGATTGTGAGCCAGAGCCTGCTCCTACTCTTCTTGCACTGCCATGAGGAGAACCACCATGTGGCAGAG gcctcGATGGAAACTCTTCTTTGTGCGGCCGGGTTCCTGAAGAGGAAGAATCTCAAGCGACTGCtgaagaaggagcagctgtCGACATTTGCCAAGTGCCTG ctggcagaggacaggagccGAGCGGCCGAGCGCCTGCACCAGGCGCTGCCGTTCGTGGAGAGCCCGCAGGAGTCCCTGCGAGAGGCGGCCGTCAGGTTCATGG gggctgccagggtgTTCTTGAGGGGGCACAAGGaagagctccagctcctcagtgaGG cccttcaAGCCCTGAGGAGAGACGACAGCCCTTCCCAGAAAAACATCGTAGTTCAGAAAATATTCAACAAAAGAGCTGCTGAACTACGTTCATCTGCTGGCTCAGAACCAGAGTCCCTTTAA